A window of Mustela nigripes isolate SB6536 chromosome 9, MUSNIG.SB6536, whole genome shotgun sequence contains these coding sequences:
- the LHX3 gene encoding LIM/homeobox protein Lhx3: protein MLLETEISGDRDRQQASMATAACSFGRALQQLTLHGQHLSVPSTRLTGLCALALSSGNSVLHREALASLVERSTDEVTRGQDTEQDEDCPPSGTRSRLEPRPQPAARSAGQEAAGPGKDARSQRTPAARLSDPRPRPAPRPRLPPLRPPRGLRLRAPGRPAGAAPSSAGNSSDTGLGPRKPWPPRAAGKFGAGEPRRQATGPMEARGELGPGRESAGGDLLLALLARREDLRREIPLCAGCDQHILDRFILKALDRHWHSKCLKCTDCHAPLAERCFSRGENVYCKDDFFKRFGTKCAACQLGIPPTQVVRRAQDFVYHLHCFACVVCKRQLATGDEFYLMEDSRLVCKADYETAKQREAEATAKRPRTTITAKQLETLKSAYNTSPKPARHVREQLSSETGLDMRVVQVWFQNRRAKEKRLKKDAGRQRWGQYFRSMKRARGGPKSDKDSAQEEGQDSDADVSFTDEPAVAEMGPANGLYSSLGESTPALGRPAGAPGSFPLEHGGLAGPEQYRELRPGSPYGVPPSPAALQSLPGPQPLLSGLVYPDAGLGLVPAGAPGGPPPMRVLAGNGPSSDLSTGSSGGYPDFPASPASWLDEVDHGQF from the exons GCAGGGCTCTGCAGCAGCTGACACTCCACGGCCAACATCTCAGTGTGCCCAGCACCCGGCTCACCGGCTTGTGCGCCCTGGCCCTGTCCTCTGGGAACAGTGTCTTGCACAGGGAAGC GCTTGCCTCCTTAGTAGAACGCAGCACAGACGAGGTGACCAGAGGCCAGGATACGGAGCAGGACGAGGACTGTCCT CCTTCGGGCACGCGATCACGCCTGGAGCCCAGGCCTCAGCCCGCGGCCCGCAGCGCGGGGCAGGAAGCTGCGGGGCCCGG CAAAGACGCGCGTAGCCAGCGGACGCCCGCGGCGCGTCTCAGCgacccccggccccgccccgcgccgcggCCCCGCCTCCCGCCGCTCCGCCCTCCGCGCGGCCTGAGGCTCCGGGCCCCAGGGCGGCCCGCGGGCGCAGCGCCCAGCAGCGCGGGGAATAGCTCGGACACCGGCCTGGGGCCCCGGAAGCCGTGGCCTCCCCGGGCCGCGGGAAAGTTCGGGGCCGGAGAGCCGCGGCGCCAGGCGACGGGACCCATGGAGGCGCGCGGGGAGCTGGGCCCGGGCCGCGAGTCGGCGGGCGGCGACCTGCTGCTGGCGCTTCTGGCGCGGAGGGAGGACCTGCGCCGAG AGATCCCGCTGTGCGCAGGCTGCGACCAGCACATCCTGGACCGCTTCATCCTCAAGGCACTGGACCGCCACTGGCACAGCAAGTGTTTGAAGTGTACTGACTGCCACGCGCCCCTGGCCGAGCGCTGCTTCAGCCGCGGGGAGAACGTCTACTGCAAGGACGACTTCTTCAA GCGGTTCGGGACCAAGTGCGCCGCGTGCCAGCTGGGCATCCCGCCCACGCAGGTGGTGCGCCGCGCCCAGGACTTCGTGTACCACCTGCACTGTTTCGCCTGCGTCGTGTGCAAGCGGCAGCTGGCCACGGGGGACGAGTTCTACCTCATGGAAGACAGCCGGCTGGTGTGCAAGGCGGATTATGAGACGGCCAAGCAGCGCG AGGCCGAGGCCACGGCCAAGCGGCCGCGCACGACCATCACGGCCAAGCAGCTGGAGACGCTGAAGAGCGCCTACAACACGTCGCCCAAGCCCGCGCGCCACGTACGGGAGCAGCTCTCGTCGGAGACCGGCCTAGACATGCGCGTCGTGCAG GTGTGGTTCCAGAACCGCCGCGCCAAGGAGAAGCGGCTCAAGAAGGATGCGGGCCGGCAGCGCTGGGGCCAGTACTTCCGCAGCATGAAGCGTGCCCGCGGCGGCCCCAAGTCGGACAAGGACAGCgcgcaggaggaggggcaggacagCGACGCCGACGTCTCCTTCACCG ATGAGCCAGCCGTGGCCGAAATGGGCCCTGCCAATGGCCTCTACAGCAGCCTGGGGGAGTCCACCCCGGCCTTGGGCAGGCCCGCGGGAGCCCCAGGCAGCTTCCCGCTGGAGCACGGAGGCCTGGCCGGCCCGGAGCAGTACCGCGAGCTGCGCCCCGGCAGCCCCTATGGTGTCCCCCCATCGCCAGCTGCCCTGCAGAgcctccctggcccccagccccttcTCTCTGGCTTAGTATACCCGGATGCCGGGTTGGGCCTGGTGCCCGCGGGGGCCCCAGGTGGGCCCCCGCCCATGAGGGTGCTGGCAGGAAACGGACCCAGCTCCGACCTGTCCACAGGGAGCAGCGGGGGCTACCCCGACTTTCCTGCCAGCCCCGCCTCCTGGCTGGACGAGGTGGACCACGGCCAGTTCTGA